The genome window ACCTGTACGACGCGTCGACGGGCGACCTCGCCGCGATCCTGCAGTCGCTGCCCGAGGAGGCCTCCACGGTCCTGGTCGTGGGGCACGAGCCGACGATGTCGCAGGCAGCCGGCGCGCTGGCGGGGGACGCGTCCGACGAGGCCGTGCTCGCGCGCGTGCGAGGCGGGGTGCCGACGGCGGCCTGGACCGTGCTGGAGGGCGACGGTGCCTGGGACCTCGTCGCTCCGGGCGCCCTGCGGCTCGTCCGCCTCGAGGTCCCGGCCTGAGGTCCCGCGGCCGGGCGACCGCCCGGCCGCAGCGCCGCCGAGCGGGCTGTGACGGTCAGTCGGCGAAGGGTGCGAGCGCCAGCACGGCGTCGAGCCGCCCCGCCACCGCGACGTCCGCGGCCTGCGCGACGACCGGCTTGGCGTTGAACGCGATCCCGGTGTCCGCCGCGGCGAGCATATCGAGGTCGTTGGCGCCGTCGCCGATCGCGACCGTCCGGCTCATGGGCAGCCCGAGCTCGAGCGCCCAGGCCGTGAGCGTGGCAGCCTTCGCGGCGCGGTCCACGACCGGGCCGTCGACACGCCCCGTCAGGTGCCCGTCGCGGACCTCCAGCCGGTTGGCGTGCACGCGCGTGATGCCGAGCCGCGCGGCCAGCGGGCGGGCGACCTCGACGAAGCCGCCGGACACCAGCCCCACGGGCCAGCCGCGGCCCTGCAGCTCGGCGACGAGCTCGACGGCACCGGGGGTCAGCTCCACCTCCGCGAGCACGTCCTCGAACACCGAGACGGGCAGGCCCGCGAGCGTCGCGACGCGCTCGCGCAGCGACTGCGCGAAGTCGATCTCGCCGCGCATCGCGCGCTCGGTGATCTGCGCGACGAGGGGGCGCGAGCCGGCGTGCCCCGCGAGCATCTCGACGACCTCGCCCGTGATGAGCGTCGAGTCGACGTCCATGACGACGAGCCGGGCAGCGGCCGTACGGGTGTCCACGCCCGCAGGCTAGCGGGCGTGGACGCGGGTCACGGCCGGTGTCCGCATGGCGTCCGGGCGCCACGGGACCGCCTCGCCCTGGCCGGACTGCGGCGTCCCGCCGTCAGTCGGTGATGATCGTGCCCTTCGGCACGACCGTGATGCCGCTGTCCGTCACGGTGAACCCGCGTGCACGGTCGTGATCGTGGTCCAGGCCGATACGGGCGCGCTCGGGGACGATGACGTTCTTGTCGAGGATCGCGTGGTGGATCTGCGCGTAGCGCTCGACCTGCACGCCGTCCATGAGCACGGAGTCCGTCACCTGCGCCCACGAGTGCAGCCGGATGCCCGGGGACAGGATCGACCCGGAGACGGTCGCGCCCGACACGACGACGCCCGGGGACACGATGGAGTCGGCCGCGTGTCCCAGGCGCCCGGCACCGGCGTGGACGAACTTGGCCGGCGGCAGGCCGGTGTACCCGGTGTGCAGGGGCCAGTCGTCGTTGTACAGGTTGAACACGGGCTCGATCGAGATCAGGTCCTGGTTCGCGTCGAAGTACGAGTCGAGCGTCCCCACGTCGCGCCAGTAGTCGCGGTCGCGGTCGGTGGATCCGGGCACGTCGTTGCGGATGAAGTCGTACACCCCCGCGGTGCCCCGCTCGACGAACCACGGCACGATGTCGCCGCCCATGTCGTGCCGGGAGTTGACGTCCTCGGCGTCGACGGTCACCGCCTTGACCAGCGCGTCGGCGTTCGCGACGTAGTTGCCCATCGACGCGAGGATCTCGAAGGGGGACCCCGGCACGGGCGTCGGGTCCGTCGGCTTCTCGCGGAACGCCGCGATGCGTGTCGGGTCGCCCGGCACGGTCTCGATGACACCGAACTGGTCGGCCATGTCGATCGGCTGCCGGATGCCGGCCACCGTCAGCTCGGCGCCCGACTCGATGTGCGAGTCCACCATCTGGGAGAAGTCCATGCGGTACACGTGGTCGGCGCCGACCACGACGACGATGTCGGGCCGCTCGTCGTCGATGATGTTGAGGCACTGGTAGATCGCGTCCGCGCTGCCCAGGTACCAGTGCTTGCCGACACGCTGCTGCGCGGGCACGGCCGCCACGTAGTTGCCCAGCAGCGCCGACATGCGCCACGTCTTCGACACGTGGCGGTCCAGCGAGTGGGACTTGTACTGGGTCAGCACGATCACGTGCAGGTAGTGCGAGTTGATGACGTTCGACAGGGCGAAGTCGACGAGCCGGTAGATGCCGCCGAAGGGCACGGCAGGCTTCGCACGGTGCGCGGTGAGCGGCATGAGGCGCTTGCCCTCCCCTCCGGCGAGGACGATGGCGAGGACACGCGGCGCTGGCATGGATCCAACCTAGGCCCGCGCAGGGCTCTCAGCGAGGCGCACGCGCGTCCGGGCGCTAGCGTGTCGCCAGACGACCGGCGGTGGGCCGGTCACGACTGGAGGTACCGGTGCGCGTCGACCTGCTGACCCGCGAGTACCCGCCGCACGTGTACGGCGGCGCGGGCGTCCACGTCGCCGGCCTGACGGCCGTGCTGCGCGAGCTCATCGACGTGCGCGTGCACAGCTTCGACGAGCCGGTCGCGGAGCCGGGCACCCACGGCTACGCCGTCCCCGGCGGCCTGAGCGGGGCCAACGCCGCGCTCGCCACCATGGGCGTCGACCTCGCCATCGTCGACGGCATCGGGCGCGACACGGCCGACGGCGGCACCGACCTCGTGCACTCGCACACGTGGTACGCGAACCTCGCGGGCCACCTCGCGTCGCTCCTGTACGGCGTGCCGCACGTGCTCACCGCGCACAGCCTGGAGCCGCTGCGCCCGTGGAAGGCCGAGCAGCTCGGCGGCGGGTACGCGCTGTCGTCGTGGGTCGAGCGCACGGCGTACGAGGCGGCCGACGCCGTCATCGCGGTCAGCGGCGGCATGCGCGCCGACATCCTGCGGTCCTACCCGGCCGTGGACCCCGCGAAGGTGCACGTCGTGCACAACGGCATCGACCTCGACGGCTGGCAGCGGCCCACGTCGCAGGAGGGCACGGCCCGGGCGCGTGCCGTCGTGCAGGAGCTCGGCATCGACCCCGACCGGCCGTCCGTGGTGTTCGTCGGCCGGATCACGCGGCAGAAGGGTCTGCCCTACCTGCTGCGCGCCGTCGAGGCGCTCCCCACCGACGTGCAGGTCGTGCTGTGCGCCGGTGCCCCGGACACCCCGGAGATCCTCGCGGAGGTGAACGCGCTGGTGGCGGACCTGCGCACGCGCCGCTCGGGCGTCGTGTGGATCGACCGCATGCTGCCGCGCGCCGAGCTCGTCGCGGTGCTCGCGCACGGCACCGTCTTCGCGTGCCCGTCCGTCTACGAGCCGCTCGGCATCGTCAACCTCGAGGCCATGGCCGTCGGCCTGCCCGTGGTCGGTACGGCGACGGGCGGCATCCCCGAGGTCGTCGACGACGGCGTCACGGGCGTGCTCGTGCCGATCGACCAGGTGCAGGACGGCACCGGCACGCCCGTCGACCCGGACGCGTTCGTCGCCGACCTGGGGGCGGCGCTCGCGGACGCCGTCAGCGACACCGAGCGCGCCGCGCGGTGGGGAGCGGCAGCGCGGCGGCGCGTCGAGGACCACTTCTCGTGGCACGCGATCGGCGAGCGCACGCTCGAGGTGTACCGGGGGGTCCTGGACCGGTGACGAGGACCTGAGGACCGGTGCCCCGGCGCCGGTCGTCAGGCGCGCGTCAGGTAGGTGGCGGCCGCCGCCATGGCGCGACGGGCCACGCGGTCGACCTCGCGCAGCGCGGTCGACCGCTGGTCGGCCTGCCACGTGTTGACGGCCCCGCCGTCGTCCTGCGTGGCCAGCGCGACGATCCCGCGCAGGCGCGCCGCGCTCGAGAGCACCCGCAGCCGCTGCGCGTCGACGCCCCGGGGGAGGCGACGCTCGGGCAGGGCGCCGTCGCGGACGTCGGAGATCGCGTCGGCCGCGTCGGGGCGCCACCGCTCGACCCCGAGCGACACCAGGGCCTCGGTCGCGGTCAGCAGCCCACGGCGCAGGTCGCGCTCGGCGTCCTCGAGCGTGCCGACCTGCGCCCACACGGCCGTGCGCCAGTCCGGGACGGTCACGGCGCGCCACGTCACCAGGTGTCCGGGCTCGAGCTGCGACCCGAACTGCTCGACGTGCGGGACGGCGGCGACCGTCCGGGTGCCGGCGCGCAGCAGCACGCACTCGCCGGCGAGGACGGCGTCGTGCGACACCGCAGCGGGCGCCGCGACCGGCTCACCGGGGACCGGCAGGACGGCCGCGACCTCGTCGACGGGCGCGCCCAGCCACGTCAGCCAGTCACGCAGCGTCGAGGCCTCACCCTCGGTGTCGACCGTGTGCGGCTCGTCGTCGGCCTGCACGGCGGCGACGGCGCGCTCGCGCTCGCCGGGCGCCGTGAGCCACAGCGCGAGCAGGACGGACCGGGGCAGGTCGAGTGCGGCAGCCACGGCACCACGGTAGGCGCTGGCGTCGTACGGTCCCGCACGCGGTGCGTCAGCCGATCGCGTGGACCGGCGCGTCGAGCGGTGCCCCGGAGCCGTCGCGACGCTCGTCGACGGGCGGCAGGTCGACCGGCTGACCGCCCGAACCCGTGGCGCGCGCCGGCGCGG of Cellulomonas dongxiuzhuiae contains these proteins:
- a CDS encoding glucose-1-phosphate adenylyltransferase, translated to MPAPRVLAIVLAGGEGKRLMPLTAHRAKPAVPFGGIYRLVDFALSNVINSHYLHVIVLTQYKSHSLDRHVSKTWRMSALLGNYVAAVPAQQRVGKHWYLGSADAIYQCLNIIDDERPDIVVVVGADHVYRMDFSQMVDSHIESGAELTVAGIRQPIDMADQFGVIETVPGDPTRIAAFREKPTDPTPVPGSPFEILASMGNYVANADALVKAVTVDAEDVNSRHDMGGDIVPWFVERGTAGVYDFIRNDVPGSTDRDRDYWRDVGTLDSYFDANQDLISIEPVFNLYNDDWPLHTGYTGLPPAKFVHAGAGRLGHAADSIVSPGVVVSGATVSGSILSPGIRLHSWAQVTDSVLMDGVQVERYAQIHHAILDKNVIVPERARIGLDHDHDRARGFTVTDSGITVVPKGTIITD
- a CDS encoding SixA phosphatase family protein — protein: MTLHRLVLLRHAKAEPAGVVVDHERPLALVGRRQASAVGAALAAAGLAPTHVLCSSALRTRQTWEIARTALVAAGATAPVVSVTDDLYDASTGDLAAILQSLPEEASTVLVVGHEPTMSQAAGALAGDASDEAVLARVRGGVPTAAWTVLEGDGAWDLVAPGALRLVRLEVPA
- the glgA gene encoding glycogen synthase, translating into MRVDLLTREYPPHVYGGAGVHVAGLTAVLRELIDVRVHSFDEPVAEPGTHGYAVPGGLSGANAALATMGVDLAIVDGIGRDTADGGTDLVHSHTWYANLAGHLASLLYGVPHVLTAHSLEPLRPWKAEQLGGGYALSSWVERTAYEAADAVIAVSGGMRADILRSYPAVDPAKVHVVHNGIDLDGWQRPTSQEGTARARAVVQELGIDPDRPSVVFVGRITRQKGLPYLLRAVEALPTDVQVVLCAGAPDTPEILAEVNALVADLRTRRSGVVWIDRMLPRAELVAVLAHGTVFACPSVYEPLGIVNLEAMAVGLPVVGTATGGIPEVVDDGVTGVLVPIDQVQDGTGTPVDPDAFVADLGAALADAVSDTERAARWGAAARRRVEDHFSWHAIGERTLEVYRGVLDR
- the serB gene encoding phosphoserine phosphatase SerB, with protein sequence MDTRTAAARLVVMDVDSTLITGEVVEMLAGHAGSRPLVAQITERAMRGEIDFAQSLRERVATLAGLPVSVFEDVLAEVELTPGAVELVAELQGRGWPVGLVSGGFVEVARPLAARLGITRVHANRLEVRDGHLTGRVDGPVVDRAAKAATLTAWALELGLPMSRTVAIGDGANDLDMLAAADTGIAFNAKPVVAQAADVAVAGRLDAVLALAPFAD